The Listeria swaminathanii genome has a window encoding:
- the cesK gene encoding histidine kinase CesK yields MKSKLEMLFTKISHVMNIWQATFFAVISWVLALLTIQTIYLWSISIRDDSLFLREVSQAIVQLFGTNKYTRIMQSFWMLSLKFLIIFLIACLFFSFFYRLMRHRILKKQLRTINFALNDGKPVDTESFVPEIQELERNIENMRERQKKLMQQEEQAQQARNDLITNVSHDLRTPLTSILGYLSYIHEDRYRDEIELRYYTELVYGKARHLHKLIDDLFSYTRLDSVEYRLKKDELDIVELLRQLVAEYDGRAAERNMQIVEHFDANKLIIGGDGNQIMRLFENLFSNALRYGEGNKQIDVSAKKEDNMAVIRVTNYGEEIPNVDLPYLFERFYKVDKNRTTTGTGLGLAIAKSIVEKHGGIVTAESKHRKTSFIVKLPLI; encoded by the coding sequence TTGAAATCTAAACTGGAAATGTTGTTTACGAAAATTAGCCATGTGATGAATATTTGGCAGGCGACTTTTTTTGCAGTTATTTCTTGGGTTTTGGCTTTGCTTACTATCCAAACTATCTACTTATGGAGCATTTCCATCCGGGATGATTCACTTTTTTTACGGGAAGTATCACAAGCAATCGTGCAATTATTTGGAACGAATAAATATACGCGCATTATGCAATCTTTTTGGATGTTATCGCTGAAATTTTTGATTATCTTTTTAATCGCCTGTTTATTCTTTTCCTTTTTCTATCGTTTGATGCGTCATAGAATATTGAAAAAGCAACTACGGACGATTAATTTTGCGCTAAATGATGGAAAACCGGTTGACACAGAAAGTTTTGTGCCAGAAATTCAAGAACTTGAACGTAACATTGAAAATATGCGGGAACGGCAGAAAAAATTAATGCAGCAAGAAGAGCAAGCCCAGCAAGCCAGAAATGACTTGATTACGAATGTTTCGCACGATTTGCGGACACCACTGACGTCCATTTTAGGCTATTTAAGTTATATTCATGAAGATCGTTATCGTGATGAAATTGAGCTGCGTTATTATACAGAACTTGTTTACGGAAAAGCGCGCCATTTGCATAAATTGATTGATGATTTATTTTCTTATACGCGGCTTGATAGCGTGGAATACCGATTGAAGAAAGATGAGTTGGATATTGTTGAACTTCTCAGACAGTTAGTGGCGGAATATGATGGTCGAGCAGCAGAACGGAATATGCAGATTGTCGAACATTTTGATGCCAACAAATTAATTATCGGCGGCGATGGCAACCAAATCATGCGCTTATTTGAGAATTTATTTTCGAATGCCCTTAGATACGGAGAAGGCAATAAACAAATCGATGTAAGTGCCAAAAAAGAAGATAATATGGCGGTTATTCGCGTGACGAACTACGGCGAAGAAATCCCGAATGTTGATTTACCATACTTGTTCGAACGTTTTTATAAAGTAGATAAAAACCGGACGACAACCGGCACGGGCTTAGGGCTTGCGATTGCTAAGTCTATCGTCGAAAAACATGGCGGGATTGTTACTGCAGAAAGTAAACACCGCAAAACCAGTTTTATCGTCAAATTGCCACTGATTTAA
- a CDS encoding methionine ABC transporter ATP-binding protein: MITLQNVVKEYASRNNKVLAVDHVDLEIEQGEIFGVVGYSGAGKSTLIRMFNGLELPTEGTVEVDNLLISQIRGGKLRKARQQIGMIFQHFNLLWSRTVAENIAFPLEIAGVRGEKRRFRVNELIRLVGLEGKENAYPAELSGGQKQRVGIARALANNPKVLLCDEATSALDPQTTDEVLELLLDINKRLNLTIIVITHEMHVIRKICNRVAVMENGKVVELGDVLDVFRHPQEKVTQRFVRQVTDSDETEELIHLLLDNYSEGKIVKLLFMSENATQPVISQVAKENDVLLNVLHGNLTQTQNGAYGTLYVQVLGTDDAINASLTQLRQLKVETEVLER; encoded by the coding sequence ATGATTACGTTACAGAACGTTGTAAAAGAATATGCGTCTAGAAACAACAAAGTTCTCGCAGTCGACCATGTCGATTTAGAAATTGAACAAGGCGAGATTTTTGGTGTAGTTGGTTATTCCGGAGCGGGAAAAAGTACGCTTATTCGGATGTTTAATGGTCTAGAACTACCGACAGAAGGAACGGTCGAAGTCGACAATTTACTGATTAGCCAAATTCGCGGCGGAAAGCTAAGAAAAGCTCGTCAACAAATCGGGATGATTTTCCAACATTTTAATTTATTATGGTCACGAACCGTTGCAGAAAATATTGCTTTTCCACTAGAAATCGCAGGTGTACGCGGTGAAAAAAGACGTTTCCGTGTAAATGAACTCATCCGTCTGGTTGGCTTGGAAGGTAAAGAAAACGCCTATCCAGCAGAACTAAGCGGTGGGCAAAAACAACGGGTCGGCATTGCAAGAGCACTTGCCAATAACCCAAAAGTGTTGCTTTGTGATGAAGCAACGTCCGCACTCGATCCACAAACAACCGATGAAGTGTTAGAACTCCTCCTAGATATCAATAAACGCCTCAACTTAACAATCATCGTTATCACCCATGAAATGCATGTTATCCGAAAAATTTGTAATCGCGTCGCAGTAATGGAAAACGGAAAAGTTGTCGAACTTGGCGACGTATTAGATGTTTTCCGCCACCCCCAAGAAAAAGTAACGCAGCGCTTCGTTCGCCAAGTTACTGACTCAGATGAAACCGAAGAACTCATTCACTTACTCCTAGATAATTACTCCGAAGGCAAAATCGTCAAACTACTCTTTATGAGCGAAAATGCCACCCAACCAGTCATATCCCAAGTAGCAAAAGAAAATGATGTGTTGCTAAATGTCCTTCACGGCAACTTAACTCAAACGCAAAACGGCGCATACGGAACGCTTTATGTACAAGTTTTAGGTACAGATGATGCGATAAATGCGAGTCTAACACAGCTACGTCAACTTAAAGTAGAAACGGAAGTGTTAGAACGATGA
- a CDS encoding methionine ABC transporter permease, producing the protein MSKLQELFPNVDFQMMWVATQETLYMTLTSLFAVFLLGIVLGLLLFLTNNKKHAGARILYWVTAILVNVFRSIPFIILIVLLLPMTKSLVGTVIGPKAALPALIISAAPFYGRMVEIAFREVDKGVIEAAKSMGANMFTIIGKVLIPEALPAIISGITVTAISLVGFTAMAGVIGAGGLGNAAYLEGFQRGQPDVTVLATIIILIIVFIFQFIGDFLTKRTDKR; encoded by the coding sequence ATGAGCAAATTACAAGAATTATTTCCAAATGTTGATTTTCAAATGATGTGGGTCGCAACCCAAGAAACGCTTTATATGACGCTAACTTCATTGTTTGCAGTTTTCTTACTAGGGATTGTTTTAGGTTTACTGCTATTTTTAACAAATAATAAAAAACATGCTGGGGCGCGCATTCTTTACTGGGTAACAGCAATCTTAGTCAACGTGTTCCGTTCCATACCATTTATTATTTTAATCGTACTACTTTTACCGATGACAAAATCGCTTGTCGGCACGGTAATCGGGCCAAAAGCAGCACTACCAGCTTTGATTATCTCGGCTGCTCCGTTCTATGGTCGGATGGTAGAAATTGCCTTTCGTGAAGTAGATAAAGGGGTTATCGAGGCAGCAAAATCGATGGGCGCAAACATGTTTACCATTATCGGTAAAGTGCTTATCCCAGAAGCTTTGCCAGCGATTATTTCTGGTATTACAGTGACAGCAATTTCGCTCGTTGGTTTCACAGCGATGGCAGGTGTCATTGGTGCAGGTGGTCTCGGAAATGCGGCGTATCTAGAAGGCTTTCAACGTGGCCAACCTGATGTAACCGTACTTGCGACCATTATTATCTTAATTATCGTCTTTATTTTCCAGTTTATCGGCGACTTCCTAACAAAACGAACCGACAAACGCTAA
- a CDS encoding MetQ/NlpA family ABC transporter substrate-binding protein: protein MKKVLGLIFTLSLVLVLTACGGSSDKASSSKDDNKLVVGASNTPHAQILEQAKPILKEKGIDLKIVKYTDYVMPNKALDEGDLDANYFQHKPYLELEEKEKGYKFADVGAIHIEPMGLYSKKVKNIKDLKDGAQVLLSNSKSDWPRVIGIFVDNGLLTLKDGVKPQDATFDDIKDNPKNLKFKYDFDPAYLMTAYNNEEGDVVAINSNFVVDQGLNPSKDAIAIESKDSPYANIVVTTEKKKDDKNIKELVKVLHSKEIQDYITKEWDGAVVPVDK, encoded by the coding sequence ATGAAAAAGGTTCTTGGTTTAATTTTCACATTAAGTTTAGTTTTAGTACTTACAGCTTGCGGTGGTTCCTCAGATAAAGCTTCATCTAGCAAAGACGATAACAAATTGGTAGTGGGAGCTTCGAATACACCACATGCCCAAATTTTAGAACAAGCCAAACCGATTTTGAAAGAAAAAGGAATTGACTTGAAAATTGTTAAATATACAGATTACGTTATGCCTAATAAAGCCCTAGACGAAGGCGATTTAGATGCTAACTACTTCCAACATAAACCATATCTTGAACTAGAAGAAAAAGAAAAAGGTTACAAATTTGCTGATGTTGGCGCAATTCACATCGAACCAATGGGTCTTTATTCTAAAAAAGTAAAAAACATTAAAGATCTAAAAGACGGCGCGCAAGTATTGCTTTCTAACTCGAAATCTGACTGGCCGCGTGTTATCGGTATTTTTGTAGACAATGGTCTTTTAACGTTGAAAGATGGCGTGAAACCACAAGATGCAACATTTGATGATATTAAAGACAATCCGAAAAACCTGAAATTCAAATACGATTTTGACCCAGCTTACTTGATGACTGCTTACAATAACGAAGAAGGCGATGTTGTAGCAATTAACTCAAACTTTGTTGTAGACCAAGGCTTAAACCCTTCTAAAGATGCTATTGCAATCGAAAGCAAAGACTCTCCATACGCGAATATCGTTGTAACTACTGAGAAGAAAAAAGATGATAAAAACATTAAAGAGCTAGTAAAAGTATTACACTCTAAAGAAATTCAAGATTATATTACGAAAGAATGGGACGGCGCAGTTGTTCCAGTTGATAAATAA
- a CDS encoding Lmo2079 family surface lipoprotein: MKKAIMAATIFVLLLATLSGCSSPKSDFTAALQKTAENRQYTTNVTFQVNDLSEGYVEQLGPEIDLNQLKKSNIQYKISVDSDSASSYSAYTVHWKGEQPLDLTVHALQNSDDGKAYIPVSDIYDDSDSISNILPESAAKIFNQVLEQNKDLKPKYLNLFETIQNFSNQTIDTETVDRQAKELKKIEEDAGIAIYSYLNDLDDQHFTSKDNGDVVLKLSKNEISDLINAVFTELNDNGNIVALISEINGSTQKAAQKKWNATQKSVQTALKELTDNEAQTLDFNLTLTPDSKKGFSKATITTKFEDTKTKDLMNFTTTVDMLNYEKVPPMPESKDIVSKKELDKAISDGLKLYLSTNQ, translated from the coding sequence ATGAAGAAAGCAATAATGGCTGCGACCATCTTTGTATTGCTTTTAGCCACTTTATCTGGGTGTAGCTCCCCTAAGTCCGACTTCACTGCTGCCTTGCAAAAAACAGCTGAAAATCGACAATATACAACGAACGTAACTTTCCAAGTGAACGACCTTTCTGAGGGTTATGTAGAACAACTTGGACCTGAAATTGACTTAAACCAACTTAAAAAATCAAACATTCAATATAAAATTTCCGTTGATAGCGATTCCGCCTCTTCGTATAGTGCATACACCGTCCACTGGAAAGGCGAACAGCCACTTGACTTAACTGTACACGCATTACAAAACAGTGACGACGGAAAAGCATATATTCCTGTATCGGATATCTATGACGATTCTGACAGCATCTCGAATATACTACCAGAATCAGCAGCGAAAATTTTCAATCAAGTACTTGAACAAAACAAAGATTTAAAACCAAAATACCTAAATTTATTCGAAACGATCCAAAACTTTTCCAATCAAACCATTGATACTGAGACCGTCGACCGCCAAGCAAAAGAATTGAAGAAGATTGAAGAAGATGCCGGCATTGCGATTTACAGTTATCTAAATGACCTAGACGATCAGCATTTCACCTCCAAAGATAACGGTGATGTTGTTCTAAAATTATCTAAAAATGAAATCAGCGACTTAATCAATGCCGTTTTCACAGAGCTTAATGATAACGGAAATATTGTCGCACTTATTTCAGAAATTAATGGCAGCACGCAAAAAGCAGCACAGAAAAAATGGAATGCCACACAAAAAAGCGTCCAAACAGCTTTGAAAGAACTAACAGATAACGAAGCACAAACATTGGATTTCAATTTAACATTAACGCCTGACAGCAAAAAAGGCTTTAGTAAAGCGACTATTACTACTAAATTTGAAGATACTAAAACAAAAGACTTAATGAACTTCACAACAACGGTTGATATGCTCAATTACGAAAAAGTTCCTCCAATGCCAGAAAGTAAAGACATTGTTTCCAAAAAAGAACTGGATAAAGCCATTTCTGATGGACTAAAATTATATTTAAGCACCAACCAATAA
- the sufC gene encoding Fe-S cluster assembly ATPase SufC, which produces MATLKIQDLHVEIEGKEILKGVNLEISTGEIHAIMGPNGTGKSTLSSAIMGHPKYEVTQGTITLDGEDVLEMEVDERARAGLFLAMQYPSEISGVTNAEFIRAAINSRREEGDEIPVMQFIRKLDAKMEILDMDEEMAERYLNEGFSGGEKKRNEILQLLMIEPKLAILDEIDSGLDIDALKVVSKGVNEMRGEGFGCLIITHYQRLLNYITPDFVHVMMQGKVVKEGGPELAKRLEAEGYDWIKQELGIELEEEEAVDQQ; this is translated from the coding sequence ATGGCAACTTTAAAGATTCAAGATTTACACGTTGAAATAGAAGGAAAAGAAATTTTGAAGGGTGTTAACCTTGAAATTTCAACTGGCGAAATCCATGCTATCATGGGACCAAATGGAACAGGTAAATCTACGTTGTCCTCAGCTATTATGGGGCATCCAAAATATGAAGTAACACAAGGAACAATCACACTTGACGGGGAAGATGTACTCGAAATGGAAGTAGACGAACGCGCTCGTGCAGGTCTTTTCTTAGCGATGCAATATCCAAGTGAAATTAGCGGTGTTACAAATGCTGAATTCATTCGTGCAGCAATCAACAGCCGTCGTGAAGAAGGCGACGAAATTCCAGTTATGCAATTTATCCGTAAATTAGATGCAAAAATGGAAATTTTAGATATGGATGAAGAAATGGCAGAACGTTATTTAAATGAAGGATTTTCAGGCGGAGAGAAAAAACGCAATGAAATCTTGCAATTATTAATGATTGAGCCAAAATTAGCGATTTTAGATGAAATTGACTCCGGTCTTGATATCGATGCGCTTAAAGTTGTTTCTAAAGGTGTAAATGAAATGCGCGGCGAAGGATTTGGCTGCTTAATCATTACCCATTACCAACGTTTACTGAACTACATCACACCAGACTTTGTTCACGTAATGATGCAAGGTAAAGTAGTGAAAGAAGGCGGACCTGAACTTGCGAAACGTTTAGAAGCAGAAGGGTACGACTGGATTAAACAAGAGCTTGGAATCGAACTTGAGGAAGAAGAAGCAGTAGACCAACAATAA
- the sufD gene encoding Fe-S cluster assembly protein SufD: protein MAQNMTIKDDFIHAFSSNANEPDWFLDIRRNAFKAYGELDLPFVDKTKITRWNFTKFETFVPFKEGVTNEALPEKVANLVDLDNKEANFYVQMDERPARLQLQQELVDQGVIFTDIISAVKNHPELVKKYFMKDAVQVNEHKLTAFHAALVNGGIFLYVPKNVEVKAPIQAVFVQDKAESPLVNHVLLVADDNSSVTYVENYVTVNNEPKGIVSIVEEVIAEKNARITFGGVDNLASEVTAYVNRRGHIGTDSQIEWALGLMNDGDTINENVTNLMGDGSSADVKTVTVGRGKQTQNVTTRVTHYGKASNGTILSHGVMKERATTIFNGIGHIKHGASKSDAQQESRVLMLSPEARGDANPILLIDENDVVAGHAASVGRVDPLQLFYLMSRGISQKEAERLVIHGFLDPVVRQLPIESVKTMLREVIEGKVR, encoded by the coding sequence ATGGCACAAAATATGACAATTAAAGATGATTTTATCCACGCTTTTTCAAGTAATGCGAACGAACCGGATTGGTTTTTAGATATCCGTCGCAATGCTTTTAAAGCTTACGGGGAACTGGACTTGCCTTTTGTGGATAAAACAAAAATTACTCGCTGGAATTTCACGAAGTTTGAGACGTTTGTACCTTTTAAAGAGGGTGTAACGAATGAAGCTTTACCGGAAAAAGTAGCGAATTTAGTTGATTTAGATAATAAAGAAGCCAATTTTTACGTTCAAATGGATGAAAGACCTGCGAGACTTCAGTTGCAACAAGAACTAGTTGACCAAGGCGTTATTTTTACAGATATTATTTCCGCTGTGAAAAACCATCCTGAACTTGTGAAAAAATACTTCATGAAAGATGCAGTGCAAGTGAACGAACACAAACTGACTGCTTTTCATGCGGCTTTAGTGAACGGCGGGATCTTCCTTTATGTTCCTAAAAATGTCGAAGTGAAAGCGCCAATTCAAGCTGTTTTTGTACAAGATAAAGCAGAATCTCCACTAGTTAACCATGTGTTGCTTGTAGCGGATGATAATAGCTCGGTTACTTATGTGGAAAACTATGTAACGGTTAATAACGAGCCTAAAGGGATTGTTAGCATTGTTGAAGAAGTAATTGCTGAGAAAAATGCGCGGATTACTTTTGGTGGCGTGGATAATCTTGCAAGTGAAGTTACTGCTTATGTGAACCGTCGCGGACACATTGGAACAGATAGCCAAATTGAATGGGCACTTGGTCTAATGAACGATGGCGATACAATTAATGAGAACGTAACAAACCTAATGGGAGACGGCTCTTCTGCTGATGTGAAAACGGTGACTGTTGGACGCGGTAAGCAAACGCAAAACGTGACAACACGCGTGACGCATTACGGTAAAGCTTCTAATGGTACGATTTTATCTCATGGGGTTATGAAAGAAAGAGCGACAACTATTTTTAACGGAATTGGTCACATTAAACATGGCGCTTCTAAATCTGATGCACAACAAGAATCACGTGTACTCATGCTTAGTCCTGAAGCGCGCGGTGATGCGAACCCAATTTTATTAATCGATGAAAATGACGTAGTAGCAGGACATGCGGCTTCTGTTGGACGCGTGGATCCGTTACAATTATTCTATTTGATGAGTCGCGGGATTTCTCAAAAAGAAGCAGAAAGATTAGTTATTCACGGCTTCTTAGATCCAGTCGTTCGTCAGTTACCAATCGAAAGCGTAAAAACGATGCTTCGTGAAGTAATCGAAGGGAAAGTGCGTTAA
- a CDS encoding cysteine desulfurase, protein MIDIQKIRADFPILAQEINEKPLAYLDNAATSQKPKQVIEALTHYYQFDNANVHRGVHTLAARATDAYESARSKVAKFIHAREVAEIIFTRGTTSAINLVADSYGEANIEAGDEIVISYLEHHSNLIPWQQLAKRKGAVLKYIELEEDGTISVDQAKKAIGEKTKIVALAHVSNVLGTITPMKEIAALAHKFGAVILVDGAQAVPHMEVNVVDLDADFYAFSGHKMMAPTGIGALYGKRELLDAMEPTEFGGEMIDFVELYDSTWKELPWKFEAGTPIIGGAIALGAAIDYLAEVGLENIHAHEQALASYAIEEMSKIEGITIYGPKDASKRCGLVTFNLEGAHPHDIATILDEDGVAIRAGHHCAQPLMKWLDVSSTARASFYIYNTKEEIDALIDGLKLTKEYFGL, encoded by the coding sequence ATGATTGATATCCAAAAAATTCGGGCGGATTTTCCTATTTTAGCTCAAGAAATAAATGAAAAACCGCTAGCTTATTTAGATAATGCTGCCACTTCACAAAAGCCAAAACAAGTTATCGAAGCATTAACGCATTACTATCAGTTTGATAATGCTAATGTTCACCGCGGCGTGCATACACTTGCGGCTAGAGCGACAGATGCCTATGAATCAGCTCGTTCTAAAGTAGCCAAGTTTATTCATGCTCGCGAAGTAGCGGAAATTATTTTCACTAGAGGTACTACTTCGGCGATTAATTTAGTTGCAGATAGTTACGGTGAAGCAAATATTGAAGCTGGCGATGAGATTGTTATTTCTTATTTAGAGCATCATTCTAATTTGATTCCGTGGCAACAACTAGCTAAACGCAAGGGCGCGGTTTTGAAATATATCGAGCTAGAAGAAGATGGAACGATTTCTGTTGATCAAGCGAAAAAAGCGATTGGCGAGAAAACGAAAATCGTTGCGCTAGCACATGTTTCTAATGTTCTAGGGACAATCACGCCAATGAAGGAAATCGCAGCACTGGCTCATAAATTTGGAGCAGTCATTCTCGTTGACGGCGCGCAAGCTGTGCCGCACATGGAAGTGAATGTGGTAGATTTAGACGCTGACTTTTATGCTTTTTCAGGGCATAAAATGATGGCTCCTACTGGCATTGGCGCTTTGTATGGCAAACGTGAATTGCTTGATGCGATGGAACCTACCGAATTTGGCGGAGAAATGATTGATTTTGTTGAATTATACGATTCGACTTGGAAAGAACTACCTTGGAAATTTGAAGCCGGAACACCGATTATTGGCGGAGCAATTGCGCTAGGTGCGGCGATTGATTACTTGGCAGAAGTCGGACTCGAAAACATTCACGCACATGAACAAGCATTAGCCAGCTATGCGATTGAAGAAATGAGCAAAATCGAAGGCATTACCATTTACGGGCCGAAAGACGCGAGTAAACGTTGTGGTTTAGTGACTTTTAATTTAGAAGGCGCGCATCCACACGATATTGCGACTATTTTGGACGAAGATGGGGTGGCGATTCGAGCTGGTCATCACTGTGCACAACCGTTGATGAAATGGCTGGACGTTTCTTCCACAGCTCGCGCAAGCTTTTATATTTATAATACAAAAGAAGAAATTGATGCGCTTATAGATGGCCTCAAGTTAACAAAGGAGTATTTTGGATTATGA
- the sufU gene encoding Fe-S cluster assembly sulfur transfer protein SufU, with product MTSRKLDQLYRQVIMDHYKNPRNNGELPDSDVTIDLNNPTCGDQIHLHLKMDGDKIVAAKFTGSGCSISMASASMMTQSIIGKTEKEALKMSREFSEMVQGHDHETIDEYGDVEALAGVAKFPARIKCATLSWKAMERAIFEKEGTK from the coding sequence ATGACAAGCCGGAAATTAGATCAGCTTTATAGACAAGTCATTATGGATCACTATAAAAATCCGCGCAATAATGGAGAGCTCCCAGATAGCGATGTAACAATCGACCTCAACAACCCGACATGCGGTGATCAAATTCATCTTCATTTAAAAATGGATGGTGACAAAATCGTTGCGGCAAAATTCACTGGTAGCGGCTGTTCGATTTCGATGGCCTCTGCTTCGATGATGACGCAAAGCATTATCGGGAAAACCGAGAAAGAAGCACTAAAAATGTCCCGCGAATTTTCAGAAATGGTGCAAGGTCACGACCATGAAACAATTGATGAATACGGCGACGTTGAAGCGCTTGCTGGAGTTGCAAAATTCCCAGCAAGAATCAAATGTGCGACTCTTTCATGGAAAGCAATGGAGAGAGCGATTTTTGAAAAAGAAGGAACAAAATAA
- the sufB gene encoding Fe-S cluster assembly protein SufB yields MTEIPEIGEYQYGFHDKDTSVFRTERGLTEKVVREISNIKEEPEWMLEFRLKSLEQFYKMPMPTWGGDLSELKFEDITYYVKPSEQTVRSWDEVPEEIKRTFDKLGIPEAEQKYLAGASAQYESEVVYHNMKQDLEDLGIVFKDTDSALKENEDIFKEYFAKVIPPSDNKFAALNSAVWSGGSFIYVPPGIKVDTPLQAYFRINSENMGQFERTLIIVDENASVNYVEGCTAPVYTTNSLHSAVVEIIVKPGAYCRYTTIQNWANNVYNLVTKRTFCEENATMEWIDGNIGSKLTMKYPAVHLRGEGARGTTLSIAIAGKGQRQDAGAKMMHYAPNTSSTIVSKSISKQGGNVTYRGIVHFGRNADGARSNIECDTLIMDNLSTSDTIPYNEILNSNISLEHEAKVSKVSEEQLFYLMSRGLSEEEATEMIVMGFIEPFTKELPMEYAVEMNRLIKFEMEGSIG; encoded by the coding sequence ATGACTGAAATTCCAGAAATTGGCGAATACCAATATGGATTCCATGACAAAGATACCTCTGTGTTCCGTACAGAACGCGGATTAACAGAAAAAGTAGTAAGAGAAATTTCCAATATTAAAGAAGAACCAGAATGGATGCTAGAATTCCGTTTGAAGTCTTTAGAGCAATTTTATAAAATGCCAATGCCAACTTGGGGTGGCGACCTGTCAGAACTGAAGTTTGAAGACATCACTTACTACGTGAAACCGTCCGAACAAACCGTACGTTCTTGGGATGAAGTTCCAGAAGAAATTAAGCGTACTTTTGACAAACTGGGTATCCCTGAAGCTGAGCAAAAATATTTAGCTGGGGCATCTGCGCAGTATGAATCCGAAGTAGTTTATCACAATATGAAGCAAGACCTAGAAGATTTAGGGATTGTCTTTAAAGATACCGATTCAGCTTTAAAAGAAAACGAAGATATTTTCAAAGAATACTTCGCAAAAGTAATTCCACCAAGCGACAACAAATTCGCAGCGCTAAACTCAGCAGTTTGGTCTGGTGGATCATTCATCTACGTACCACCAGGTATCAAAGTCGATACGCCGCTTCAAGCTTATTTCCGCATCAACTCGGAAAACATGGGGCAATTTGAACGGACATTAATTATCGTCGACGAAAATGCCAGCGTAAACTACGTGGAAGGCTGTACGGCTCCCGTTTATACAACGAATTCCCTTCACTCAGCTGTCGTGGAAATCATTGTAAAACCAGGCGCTTACTGCCGTTACACAACCATCCAAAACTGGGCAAATAACGTTTATAACCTAGTAACAAAACGTACTTTCTGTGAAGAAAATGCGACTATGGAATGGATTGACGGTAACATTGGTTCGAAATTAACGATGAAATACCCAGCTGTACATTTGCGCGGCGAGGGAGCACGCGGAACAACGCTTTCTATCGCGATTGCTGGTAAAGGCCAACGTCAAGATGCTGGAGCGAAAATGATGCACTATGCGCCGAATACGTCCTCTACGATTGTATCGAAGTCGATTTCGAAACAAGGCGGAAACGTAACGTATCGCGGAATTGTTCATTTTGGTCGTAATGCAGACGGCGCACGTTCGAATATCGAATGTGATACGCTGATTATGGATAACCTGTCCACATCGGACACAATCCCATATAACGAAATCCTAAACAGCAACATTTCATTAGAACATGAAGCAAAAGTTTCCAAAGTATCTGAGGAACAACTTTTCTATCTAATGAGCCGTGGTTTAAGCGAAGAAGAAGCGACAGAAATGATCGTTATGGGCTTCATTGAACCATTTACGAAAGAATTACCAATGGAATATGCCGTTGAGATGAACCGTTTGATTAAGTTTGAAATGGAAGGCTCGATTGGTTAA
- a CDS encoding DUF5713 family protein — translation MAEFKYLEGMYQDPFFPPFLVDKIKQCILDTVQFLEQGNHDTEAIQAKFDEMTLAINALQDEFYENESELETGARDSIAETIFPILTHYKIDIDIEELLRAREW, via the coding sequence ATGGCAGAATTTAAATATTTAGAGGGAATGTATCAAGATCCATTCTTTCCACCGTTTCTAGTAGATAAAATTAAGCAATGTATTTTAGATACGGTTCAATTTTTAGAACAAGGGAATCATGATACAGAAGCGATTCAAGCTAAATTTGATGAAATGACATTGGCAATTAATGCGTTGCAAGATGAGTTTTATGAAAATGAGAGTGAATTAGAAACAGGAGCAAGGGATTCCATTGCTGAAACAATATTCCCGATTTTAACGCATTATAAGATAGATATCGATATTGAAGAACTACTTAGAGCGCGCGAGTGGTAA